A section of the Dehalobacter sp. DCM genome encodes:
- a CDS encoding response regulator, whose product MNRILVVEDNPLIGMVIQTALTDDGHNVEVRKNALEGLYLMKSGYVPDLLLTDLIMQGMGGRDLIQRMRNDNQLRHIPAVIITAAIPNRDNLPEANQYQGFLSKPFNIDDLLRTVNCII is encoded by the coding sequence ATGAACAGAATATTGGTTGTTGAGGACAACCCCCTTATCGGTATGGTCATTCAAACAGCGCTTACAGATGACGGACACAACGTCGAGGTTAGGAAAAATGCATTAGAGGGTCTGTATCTTATGAAAAGCGGTTATGTACCGGACTTATTGTTAACAGACCTGATTATGCAAGGTATGGGCGGCCGTGATTTGATACAGCGAATGCGCAATGACAATCAACTGCGTCATATCCCTGCCGTAATTATTACGGCCGCTATCCCCAATCGGGACAACCTTCCCGAAGCCAATCAGTATCAAGGCTTCCTGAGTAAACCTTTTAATATTGACGACTTGCTACGGACGGTTAATTGCATTATCTAA
- the mscL gene encoding large-conductance mechanosensitive channel protein MscL, translated as MFQEFKQFIMKGNVVDLAVAVIIGGAFGKIVTSLVNDIIMPLLGLILGKINFTELKWVIVQGSKGINGSEGVKEVAVLYGTFIQSVVDFLIIALAIFFMLKALSKLKRKKEVLEETPAPPEPSNEEVLLAEIRDLLKARNK; from the coding sequence ATGTTCCAGGAATTCAAACAATTTATTATGAAGGGCAATGTCGTTGATCTTGCAGTCGCGGTGATTATTGGCGGCGCGTTCGGCAAGATTGTGACTTCATTAGTGAATGACATCATCATGCCTTTGCTTGGGCTGATACTAGGGAAGATCAACTTTACAGAGCTAAAGTGGGTTATCGTACAGGGGTCTAAGGGAATAAATGGTTCTGAAGGGGTTAAAGAAGTTGCCGTTTTATACGGGACATTCATTCAATCCGTTGTTGACTTTCTGATCATCGCACTCGCTATCTTTTTTATGCTGAAAGCACTGAGTAAATTGAAGCGGAAGAAGGAAGTGCTGGAAGAAACACCGGCTCCGCCTGAACCTTCCAACGAGGAAGTGTTATTAGCGGAAATCAGGGATTTACTTAAAGCGAGAAACAAATAG
- a CDS encoding NADP-dependent isocitrate dehydrogenase, giving the protein MQKIQMKTPLVEMDGDEMTRIIWKSIKEILLQPYIDLKTEYYDLGLEYRDQTNDQVTYDAAMANKKYGVSVKCATITPNAQRVEEYNLKEMWKSPNGTIRAILDGTVFRSPIVVNGISPIVSAWKKPITIARHAYGDVYRNTEYRVEGPGKAEIVFTGKDGKEIRQTIFDFEDKGVIMGMHNIDKSIESFARACFNYALDVKQDLWFATKDTISKKYDHTFKDIFQDIFEAEYKEKFAAANIEYFYTLIDDAVARVVRSEGGYIWACKNYDGDVMSDMVATAFGSLAMMTSVLVSPDGNYEYEAAHGTVTRHYYKHLKGEETSTNAMATLFAWTGALRKRGELDGLKDLVEFADQLEAASLRTIEEGTMTKDLALISELPEKKVVNTEQFLVEIRKTLDKIRN; this is encoded by the coding sequence ATGCAAAAAATCCAAATGAAAACGCCATTAGTCGAAATGGATGGCGATGAGATGACCAGGATCATCTGGAAATCCATAAAAGAAATCCTGCTTCAGCCTTACATTGATTTAAAGACAGAATACTATGACCTTGGACTGGAATATCGCGATCAGACGAACGATCAGGTGACGTATGATGCCGCGATGGCCAACAAGAAGTACGGCGTATCCGTCAAGTGCGCGACGATTACACCCAATGCCCAACGTGTCGAAGAATATAATCTGAAAGAAATGTGGAAAAGCCCGAACGGAACGATTAGAGCCATACTCGATGGAACCGTATTCCGTTCACCGATCGTTGTCAACGGAATCAGTCCGATCGTCAGCGCATGGAAGAAACCCATTACGATTGCCCGTCATGCCTATGGTGATGTTTACCGTAATACGGAATACCGTGTTGAAGGCCCCGGAAAAGCAGAGATTGTCTTCACAGGAAAAGATGGCAAGGAAATACGTCAGACCATATTTGACTTTGAAGATAAAGGCGTCATTATGGGTATGCATAATATCGATAAATCAATTGAAAGCTTTGCCCGCGCTTGTTTTAACTATGCTTTGGATGTTAAACAAGATCTTTGGTTCGCAACAAAGGATACAATCTCCAAAAAATATGACCATACATTTAAGGATATTTTCCAGGATATTTTTGAAGCAGAGTATAAGGAAAAATTTGCGGCAGCCAATATTGAATATTTCTATACACTGATTGATGATGCAGTCGCACGTGTCGTCCGTTCTGAAGGCGGATATATCTGGGCATGTAAAAACTACGATGGCGATGTGATGTCCGATATGGTCGCTACTGCGTTCGGTAGTTTGGCAATGATGACATCCGTGCTGGTTTCTCCTGACGGCAACTATGAATATGAAGCCGCTCATGGCACAGTGACCCGTCACTATTACAAACACCTTAAAGGCGAAGAGACCTCAACAAACGCGATGGCTACCCTGTTTGCCTGGACAGGCGCCCTGCGGAAACGCGGTGAGCTTGACGGCTTGAAGGATTTGGTTGAATTTGCTGATCAGCTCGAAGCGGCTTCGCTGAGGACGATTGAAGAGGGGACCATGACCAAAGACCTTGCTCTAATATCCGAACTTCCTGAGAAAAAGGTTGTGAATACGGAGCAGTTCCTCGTCGAAATCAGAAAGACGCTGGATAAAATCAGGAATTAA
- a CDS encoding MFS transporter, translating to MTDTKKSLALYVFSICCFYFCMPSMGIMTPTMATLSQAFPTVPFISITYIGTIVALFQIFGSFIGGAIVGKFLKFRTTLILAFVLYLVGGLGPYFLPDGSSWTTVLVFRAIFGLGLGLNVPMGATLISRLYRDEAKRAKMMGFGMLFFNIGAFGFSYLGPSLALISWQTAFLAHFVGIVGLIGAIMLKEPPDAEEVKGAKVKITPRAVLWPLVFAIEMTLVYSMFTMGSMVLAQGGMDPNTAGMYQGTGIAILTAVGFVLSIGFGWIYRVVNKWIVAISMICVTIGLFLVSSSGASLSIPLFLAGWVFFGIGQQGITNGLPMVVSTVVDKATAAAALGLTFGFMNFGGFTSTPWAQLLSTIGADTAAAVIRANGIVFIVFTIVMIVATMRMKKFSSESEAAK from the coding sequence TTGACAGATACCAAAAAAAGTCTAGCACTGTATGTATTCTCTATTTGCTGCTTCTATTTCTGTATGCCGTCCATGGGGATTATGACTCCGACTATGGCTACATTATCCCAAGCTTTCCCGACGGTTCCTTTTATTAGCATCACCTACATCGGCACCATCGTTGCTTTGTTCCAAATCTTTGGTTCTTTCATCGGCGGTGCGATTGTTGGTAAATTCCTTAAATTCCGCACTACGTTAATTCTTGCTTTTGTTCTCTATCTGGTTGGCGGCCTTGGGCCTTATTTCCTGCCGGATGGCTCCAGCTGGACAACTGTTTTGGTCTTCCGGGCTATCTTCGGTTTAGGACTTGGCTTAAACGTTCCGATGGGCGCTACCCTGATTTCCAGACTCTATCGCGATGAAGCAAAACGCGCGAAGATGATGGGCTTCGGAATGCTGTTCTTCAACATCGGTGCTTTCGGCTTCAGCTACCTCGGACCATCTTTGGCTCTGATCAGCTGGCAGACCGCTTTTCTAGCTCACTTTGTTGGTATCGTCGGTTTAATCGGCGCTATTATGCTGAAAGAGCCCCCCGATGCCGAAGAAGTCAAGGGTGCAAAAGTCAAAATCACCCCGAGAGCTGTTCTTTGGCCATTAGTTTTTGCTATTGAAATGACGCTCGTGTACAGTATGTTCACCATGGGTTCCATGGTTCTGGCACAAGGCGGTATGGATCCTAATACAGCCGGTATGTACCAAGGTACTGGAATCGCCATCCTGACCGCTGTCGGATTTGTTCTTTCCATTGGTTTTGGCTGGATTTATCGTGTAGTAAACAAGTGGATTGTTGCCATTTCTATGATTTGCGTCACCATCGGGCTTTTCCTCGTCAGTTCATCCGGTGCTTCCTTAAGTATTCCGCTGTTCTTGGCTGGCTGGGTATTCTTCGGTATTGGCCAGCAAGGTATAACTAACGGCTTGCCGATGGTTGTCAGCACGGTTGTTGACAAGGCGACGGCGGCTGCTGCGTTGGGTCTTACTTTTGGTTTCATGAACTTCGGCGGCTTTACCTCCACGCCATGGGCTCAGCTCCTCTCGACAATCGGAGCTGACACAGCTGCTGCTGTTATTCGTGCCAATGGGATCGTCTTCATTGTATTCACAATCGTCATGATTGTAGCTACAATGAGAATGAAAAAGTTTAGCTCCGAATCTGAAGCAGCGAAATAA